The following proteins are encoded in a genomic region of Gossypium hirsutum isolate 1008001.06 chromosome D05, Gossypium_hirsutum_v2.1, whole genome shotgun sequence:
- the LOC107914068 gene encoding putative laccase-9 isoform X1, which produces MGLQQDTVTWFVGVLFLSTLFLCSAEVHHYEFFVRESNFTKLCNTTTLLVVNDSYPGPEIRVRRGDTVFVNVHNQGNYGFTIHWHGVKQPRNPWFDGPEFITQCPIQPGTNFTYEVILSDEIGTLWWHAHSDWTRGSVQGAFIILPAENETYPFPTPDADQTIILQSWYNGDYKQIIDQALATGIPPRQPDAYAINGNLGDTYGCTNDTIFRMQVDYEKMYLLRIINAAMNEQQFFAITNHTLTVVAQDASYVQRFTSDYILISPGQTMDVLVSANQNVGQYYMATRPFSDASAMPPDNITTGIFQYTNSDGGLNASLITLPARDDTNATNSFISRIRNTNVTQNPPLNVPTGIDRRVFITIATNTVPCNTSQCLLPNRFVASLNNVSFVFPRIDILQAYYNSTGGVFTEDFPLNPPVFYDFTGNLTGFNTRAELGTRAVVLNYGEAVEIVLQATQLGGGGSHPIHLHGFSFYRVGSGSGNFNNETDPSTYNLVDPPLINTIHVPGKGWAALRFFANNPGVWFMHCHFERHSSWGMDTVFIVRNGTTTETSIRPPPSTMPRCPGT; this is translated from the exons atgggTTTACAGCAAGATACAGTGACATGGTTCGTAGGGGTTCTATTTCTAAGCACTTTGTTCCTGTGCAGTGCTGAAGTACATCACTATGAATTCTTT GTGCGAGAGTCGAACTTTACGAAGCTGTGCAACACGACGACATTGCTGGTCGTAAACGACAGTTATCCAGGGCCTGAGATTCGGGTTCGAAGAGGTGACACTGTCTTCGTTAATGTCCACAATCAAGGAAACTATGGCTTCACCATTCACTG GCACGGCGTGAAACAACCAAGGAATCCATGGTTCGACGGTCCCGAGTTCATAACGCAGTGCCCTATCCAACCAGGAACCAACTTTACGTACGAAGTCATTTTATCGGACGAAATAGGAACCCTTTGGTGGCATGCACACAGTGACTGGACTCGCGGTTCCGTCCAGGGAGCCTTCATCATTTTACCGGCCGAGAACGAAACTTATCCGTTCCCCACGCCAGACGCGGATCAAACAATCATACTTC AATCATGGTACAATGGGGACTACAAGCAAATCATCGATCAAGCACTTGCAACCGGTATCCCTCCTCGCCAACCAGATGCTTATGCTATCAATGGAAATTTAGGAGACACATATGGATGCACTAATG ATACAATATTCCGTATGCAAGTTGATTATGAGAAGATGTACCTTCTCCGCATAATCAATGCAGCAATGAACGAACAGCAATTCTTCGCCATCACGAACCACACCCTCACAGTCGTCGCCCAAGATGCCTCCTACGTTCAAAGGTTCACAAGCGACTACATATTGATAAGCCCTGGCCAAACCATGGATGTGTTGGTCTCCGCCAACCAAAACGTGGGCCAATATTACATGGCTACCAGGCCTTTCTCTGATGCCTCTGCTATGCCTCCTGACAACATCACAACCGGCATTTTCCAATATACGAACAGCGACGGCGGATTGAATGCTTCCTTGATAACCCTGCCCGCGAGAGACGATACAAATGCTACCAATAGCTTCATCAGCCGAATTAGAAACACCAACGTCACCCAGAATCCCCCATTGAATGTGCCAACGGGTATCGATAGACGAGTGTTCATTACAATCGCCACCAACACCGTGCCTTGCAACACCTCGCAATGTCTTCTACCTAATAGATTTGTTGCAAGTTTGAACAACGTCAGCTTTGTTTTCCCACGTATTGACATTCTCCAGGCATACTACAACAG TACCGGTGGTGTTTTCACGGAAGATTTTCCCCTTAATCCACCAGTATTCTACGATTTTACTGGAAACTTGACTGGTTTCAACACGAGAGCTGAGTTAGGGACGAGGGCTGTTGTGCTAAACTATGGGGAAGCAGTTGAGATTGTGCTGCAAGCAACCCAATTGGGTGGTGGTGGAAGTCACCCAATCCATTTGCACGGTTTCAGCTTCTATCGGGTGGGAAGTGGTTCCGGAAATTTCAACAATGAGACAGATCCAAGCACCTACAACCTGGTTGATCCACCCCTCATTAACACTATCCACGTTCCTGGTAAAGGATGGGCTGCACTCAGATTTTTTGCAAACAATCCTG GGGTATGGTTTATGCATTGCCATTTCGAAAGGCATAGTAGCTGGGGAATGGACACTGTTTTCATTGTGAGGAATGGTACCACCACGGAAACCAGCATCCGCCCACCGCCGTCTACCATGCCTCGTTGTCCTGGAACCTAG
- the LOC107914065 gene encoding laccase-15 isoform X1 has protein sequence MPFCIYGEKGSCQSSATKMILPKKSLILIQILCFLALYFHHQPCSLAIDEYEFVVKEATYTRLCSAKKILTVNGQFPGPTIEAQHGDTIYVNVYNQGKQNITIHWHGVLQPRYPWADGPEYITQCPIKPGGRFRQKIIFSTEEGTLWWHAHSDWSRATVYGAIIIHPKVGTRYPFPKPDAEVPIILGEWWKEDITKVLQQMHDTGGDPNISDAFTINGQPGDLYPCSKQGTFKLTVDRGKTYLLRLINAAMNIILFFAIKEHNLTVVGVDAGYTKPLSSEYVTISPGQTIDALLSANQKPDLYYMVARAYSTGSNHHFDNTTTTAIVQYKGKYSNPTSSSSSSSSSSSLPSLPFYNDTNAAFSFLGGLKSLADKKHPIDVPLHIRNRIFTTISVNSFPCQDNNNCAGPNGTRFAASMNNISFVNPSTALLQAYYQHTNGVYGDNFPDMPPFLFNFTDIFLPLNLETPKRGTEVMVLDYNTTVEIVLQGTALMGGIDHPIHLHGNNFYIVGFGLGNFDIYKDPLKYNLKDPPLRNTVSVPINGWVTVRFKADNPGVWLLHCHIDRHMTWGMKTVFIVKDGDQPEERLLPPPPDMPRC, from the exons ATGCCTTTTTGCATTTATGGTGAAAAGGGTTCATGCCAAAGTTCTGCCACAAAAATGATTTTGCCTAAGAAAAGCTTAATCCTTATTCAAATACTTTGCTTCCTAGCACTCTACTTTCATCACCAACCTTGCTCCCTAGCAATAGATGAATATGAATTTGTA GTGAAAGAAGCTACATACACAAGATTGTGCAGTGCAAAGAAGATTTTAACTGTAAATGGACAATTTCCAGGGCCGACTATAGAAGCTCAGCATGGAGATACAATTTATGTCAACGTTTATAACCAAGGCAAACAAAACATCACCATTCACTG GCATGGAGTTCTACAGCCGAGGTATCCATGGGCAGATGGACCGGAATACATCACACAATGCCCTATCAAACCTGGAGGAAGATTCAGGCAAAAGATTATATTTTCAACCGAGGAAGGGACCCTATGGTGGCATGCTCACAGTGACTGGTCAAGGGCTACTGTTTATGGAGCTATTATCATCCACCCAAAGGTCGGAACTAGGTATCCTTTCCCTAAACCCGATGCAGAAGTGCCCATAATATTAGGTGAATGGTGGAAAGAAGATATAACAAAGGTTCTCCAGCAAATGCATGACACTGGCGGGGACCCTAATATCTCTGATGCCTTTACTATCAATGGTCAGCCTGGTGATCTTTACCCTTGCTCTAAACAAG GTACATTCAAGCTAACGGTGGATCGAGGCAAAACTTATCTACTTCGCTTGATAAATGCTGCAATGAACATCATTTTGTTCTTTGCCATAAAAGAACATAATCTCACAGTTGTGGGCGTAGATGCAGGCTACACCAAGCCACTCAGCAGTGAATATGTTACCATTTCTCCTGGACAGACCATAGATGCCTTGTTATCTGCCAACCAAAAACCCGACCTATATTACATGGTTGCTAGGGCTTATTCTACTGGTTCCAATCATCATTTCGATAACACTACGACCACTGCCATCGTTCAATACAAAGGAAAATACAGCAATccaacttcttcttcttcttcttcttcttcttcttcttcgttgCCATCTCTGCCTTTCTACAATGATACAAATGCGGCCTTTTCTTTTCTTGGTGGTCTCAAGAGCTTAGCCGATAAAAAACATCCAATTGATGTCCCATTACACATCAGAAATCGAATTTTCACCACGATTTCCGTTAACTCTTTCCCTTGCCAAGACAATAACAATTGTGCTGGTCCTAATGGAACTAGGTTTGCTGCTAGCATGAACAACATAAGCTTTGTTAATCCATCGACTGCTTTGCTCCAAGCTTACTATCAGCACACCAATGGGGTGTATGGGGATAATTTTCCCGACATGCcaccatttttattcaatttcactGACATATTTCTTCCCTTGAACTTAGAAACTCCGAAACGAGGGACCGAGGTGATGGTGCTGGACTATAACACCACGGTGGAGATTGTTCTTCAAGGGACGGCATTGATGGGCGGGATTGATCATCCTATTCACCTGCATGGTAACAACTTTTACATTGTTGGATTTGGGTTAGGGAATTTCGACATATACAAGGATCCTTTGAAGTACAACCTCAAAGATCCCCCGCTTCGAAACACGGTGAGTGTACCCATCAATGGCTGGGTCACCGTGAGATTCAAGGCAGACAACCCTG GAGTTTGGTTACTGCATTGCCATATAGACCGGCATATGACTTGGGGGATGAAGACTGTTTTCATAGTAAAAGACGGAGACCAGCCCGAAGAGCGGTTACTGCCTCCACCACCGGATATGCCACGGTGCTGA
- the LOC107916000 gene encoding uncharacterized oxidoreductase At4g09670: MTHTSIRFGIICCADIARKVSRAILLAPNATLSAVASRSLHKAVDFAKSNGFPPEAKIYGSYESLLDDPDIDAVYMPLPTTLHLKWAVLIAQKKKHLLTEKPVALNVAEFDEIVRACEENRVQIMDGTMWMHHPRTHKMKEFLQDKQRFGQLKTVNSCFTFFTDPDFLKNDIRVKQDLDALGALGDAGWYGIRSILWAADYELPKTVTALQGAVLNEAGVILDCGASLQWEDGKKATFHCSFLTSLTMSITAIGTHETLHLTDFVIPYQEQEASYTAFAKPGFNELVTGWKPLPSEHTVTVDLPQEVCMVREFATLVQNIKKKGAKPDMKWPTISRKTQLVLDAVKASIEKGFEPVEIVN, encoded by the exons ATGACTCACACTTCCATCAGGTTTGGAATCATTTGCTGCGCCGACATAGCCCGCAAAGTCTCCCGAGCCATCCTACTTGCACCCAACGCCACTCTCTCTGCCGTCGCCAGCCGCTCCCTCCACAAAGCCGTCGATTTCGCCAAGTCCAATGGCTTCCCCCCTGAAGCCAAGATCTACGGCTCTTACGAATCCCTTTTGGACGATCCTGACATCGACGCCGTCTATATGCCCTTACCCACAACCCTTCACCTCAAGTGGGCTGTACTGATAGCTCAGAAGAAGAAGCATTTGCTAACGGAGAAGCCCGTGGCTCTCAATGTGGCAGAGTTTGATGAGATAGTAAGGGCTTGTGAGGAAAACAGAGTTCAGATTATGGATGGGACCATGTGGATGCATCATCCAAGGACCCACAAAATGAAGGAGTTTTTACAAGATAAGCAGCGCTTTGGTCAGCTTAAAACT GTGAACAGCTGCTTCACATTCTTTACCGACCCCGATTTTCTCAAGAACGACATCCGTGTGAAGCAAGATCTCGACGCACTTGGTGCTCTCGGTGATGCGGGGTGGTACGGGATCAGGTCGATCCTGTGGGCAGCCGACTACGAGCTGCCCAAGACTGTAACAGCCTTACAAGGAGCTGTTCTTAACGAAGCAGGGGTGATACTAGATTGTGGGGCTTCACTGCAGTGGGAGGATGGCAAAAAAGCAACCTTCCATTGCTCTTTCTTAACTAGTTTGACAATGAGTATCACTGCTATAGGAACACACGAAACCTTGCACCTCACGGATTTCGTCATTCCTTACCAAGAGCAGGAGGCCTCTTATACTGCATTCGCGAAGCCCGGATTCAATGAACTCGTAACAGGATGGAAGCCGCTTCCGAGCGAGCATACGGTTACCGTCGATCTGCCCCAGGAAGTATGCATGGTGAGGGAGTTTGCTACCTTGgttcaaaatattaaaaagaaggGCGCGAAGCCGGATATGAAGTGGCCTACGATCAGCAGAAAGACACAATTGGTTTTGGATGCTGTCAAGGCATCCATTGAGAAAGGTTTTGAACCTGTTGAAATTGTCAATTAA
- the LOC107914065 gene encoding laccase-15 isoform X2: MLFSVECILWVKEATYTRLCSAKKILTVNGQFPGPTIEAQHGDTIYVNVYNQGKQNITIHWHGVLQPRYPWADGPEYITQCPIKPGGRFRQKIIFSTEEGTLWWHAHSDWSRATVYGAIIIHPKVGTRYPFPKPDAEVPIILGEWWKEDITKVLQQMHDTGGDPNISDAFTINGQPGDLYPCSKQGTFKLTVDRGKTYLLRLINAAMNIILFFAIKEHNLTVVGVDAGYTKPLSSEYVTISPGQTIDALLSANQKPDLYYMVARAYSTGSNHHFDNTTTTAIVQYKGKYSNPTSSSSSSSSSSSLPSLPFYNDTNAAFSFLGGLKSLADKKHPIDVPLHIRNRIFTTISVNSFPCQDNNNCAGPNGTRFAASMNNISFVNPSTALLQAYYQHTNGVYGDNFPDMPPFLFNFTDIFLPLNLETPKRGTEVMVLDYNTTVEIVLQGTALMGGIDHPIHLHGNNFYIVGFGLGNFDIYKDPLKYNLKDPPLRNTVSVPINGWVTVRFKADNPGVWLLHCHIDRHMTWGMKTVFIVKDGDQPEERLLPPPPDMPRC, translated from the exons ATGTTATTTTCGGTTGAATGCATTCTTTGG GTGAAAGAAGCTACATACACAAGATTGTGCAGTGCAAAGAAGATTTTAACTGTAAATGGACAATTTCCAGGGCCGACTATAGAAGCTCAGCATGGAGATACAATTTATGTCAACGTTTATAACCAAGGCAAACAAAACATCACCATTCACTG GCATGGAGTTCTACAGCCGAGGTATCCATGGGCAGATGGACCGGAATACATCACACAATGCCCTATCAAACCTGGAGGAAGATTCAGGCAAAAGATTATATTTTCAACCGAGGAAGGGACCCTATGGTGGCATGCTCACAGTGACTGGTCAAGGGCTACTGTTTATGGAGCTATTATCATCCACCCAAAGGTCGGAACTAGGTATCCTTTCCCTAAACCCGATGCAGAAGTGCCCATAATATTAGGTGAATGGTGGAAAGAAGATATAACAAAGGTTCTCCAGCAAATGCATGACACTGGCGGGGACCCTAATATCTCTGATGCCTTTACTATCAATGGTCAGCCTGGTGATCTTTACCCTTGCTCTAAACAAG GTACATTCAAGCTAACGGTGGATCGAGGCAAAACTTATCTACTTCGCTTGATAAATGCTGCAATGAACATCATTTTGTTCTTTGCCATAAAAGAACATAATCTCACAGTTGTGGGCGTAGATGCAGGCTACACCAAGCCACTCAGCAGTGAATATGTTACCATTTCTCCTGGACAGACCATAGATGCCTTGTTATCTGCCAACCAAAAACCCGACCTATATTACATGGTTGCTAGGGCTTATTCTACTGGTTCCAATCATCATTTCGATAACACTACGACCACTGCCATCGTTCAATACAAAGGAAAATACAGCAATccaacttcttcttcttcttcttcttcttcttcttcttcgttgCCATCTCTGCCTTTCTACAATGATACAAATGCGGCCTTTTCTTTTCTTGGTGGTCTCAAGAGCTTAGCCGATAAAAAACATCCAATTGATGTCCCATTACACATCAGAAATCGAATTTTCACCACGATTTCCGTTAACTCTTTCCCTTGCCAAGACAATAACAATTGTGCTGGTCCTAATGGAACTAGGTTTGCTGCTAGCATGAACAACATAAGCTTTGTTAATCCATCGACTGCTTTGCTCCAAGCTTACTATCAGCACACCAATGGGGTGTATGGGGATAATTTTCCCGACATGCcaccatttttattcaatttcactGACATATTTCTTCCCTTGAACTTAGAAACTCCGAAACGAGGGACCGAGGTGATGGTGCTGGACTATAACACCACGGTGGAGATTGTTCTTCAAGGGACGGCATTGATGGGCGGGATTGATCATCCTATTCACCTGCATGGTAACAACTTTTACATTGTTGGATTTGGGTTAGGGAATTTCGACATATACAAGGATCCTTTGAAGTACAACCTCAAAGATCCCCCGCTTCGAAACACGGTGAGTGTACCCATCAATGGCTGGGTCACCGTGAGATTCAAGGCAGACAACCCTG GAGTTTGGTTACTGCATTGCCATATAGACCGGCATATGACTTGGGGGATGAAGACTGTTTTCATAGTAAAAGACGGAGACCAGCCCGAAGAGCGGTTACTGCCTCCACCACCGGATATGCCACGGTGCTGA
- the LOC107914070 gene encoding laccase-14, which translates to MGSEKQGFIWLSGLLFLNILALSTAEVLYYEFFLQESQFTKLCSTKSILTVNGSFPGPEIRVRRGDTVFVNVHNQGNHAVSLKWEGVKDSIDGSNELIQPGRNFTYEIELEDEIGTLWWHATSAWAAATVHGAFVILPAANEDYPFPAPTSDQTIILGEWFREELTEANQTIAPGSADAYTINGHPGETYGCSNDTTYEMQVDYEGLYLVRVINAIANETMVFGVASHSFTIVGQSGAYSRRSFTNSLTLAPAQVVDVLLCANQNVGHYYITARPSSGAHITNGILRYTTTSSLI; encoded by the exons ATGGGTTCTGAAAAGCAAGGGTTTATATGGTTATCAGGGCTTTTGTTTCTAAATATCCTTGCCTTATCCACAGCTGAAGTCCTTTATTACGAGTTTTTT TTGCAAGAATCCCAGTTCACTAAGCTGTGTAGCACGAAGAGCATCTTGACCGTCAATGGCAGCTTTCCAGGGCCTGAGATTCGGGTTCGGAGAGGGGACACAGTTTTTGTCAACGTCCACAATCAAGGAAACCATGCTGTATCCCTCAAGTG GGAGGGCGTTAAGGATTCAATTGATGGTTCGAATGAGCTGATTCAGCCAGGGAGAAACTTCACTTACGAGATAGAGTTAGAGGATGAAATAGGAACTCTCTGGTGGCACGCTACTAGTGCTTGGGCTGCGGCAACCGTACACGGCGCCTTTGTCATTTTGCCGGCAGCCAATGAAGACTATCCTTTCCCTGCACCTACTTCTGACCAAACAATTATACTTG GGGAATGGTTCAGGGAAGAGTTAACGGAAGCTAATCAAACCATAGCTCCTGGCTCAGCAGATGCTTACACTATCAATGGTCATCCCGGAGAAACTTACGGATGCAGCAACG ATACAACGTATGAGATGCAAGTAGATTACGAGGGTCTTTACCTTGTTCGAGTAATAAATGCTATTGCCAATGAAACAATGGTGTTTGGCGTAGCATCCCACAGCTTCACCATTGTTGGACAAAGCGGGGCATATAGCAGACGTTCCTTTACAAATTCTCTAACCCTAGCACCCGCCCAAGTTGTTGATGTTTTATTGTGTGCAAACCAAAATGTAGGACATTATTACATCACTGCTCGACCTTCCTCCGGCGCACATATTACCAATGGAATTCTACGATATACCACCACTAGTTCTTTAATTTAG
- the LOC107914068 gene encoding laccase-14 isoform X2 encodes MGLQQDTVTWFVGVLFLSTLFLCSAEVHHYEFFVRESNFTKLCNTTTLLVVNDSYPGPEIRVRRGDTVFVNVHNQGNYGFTIHWHGVKQPRNPWFDGPEFITQCPIQPGTNFTYEVILSDEIGTLWWHAHSDWTRGSVQGAFIILPAENETYPFPTPDADQTIILQSWYNGDYKQIIDQALATGIPPRQPDAYAINGNLGDTYGCTNDTIFRMQVDYEKMYLLRIINAAMNEQQFFAITNHTLTVVAQDASYVQRFTSDYILISPGQTMDVLVSANQNVGQYYMATRPFSDASAMPPDNITTGIFQYTNSDGGLNASLITLPARDDTNATNSFISRIRNTNVTQNPPLNVPTGIDRRVFITIATNTVPCNTSQCLLPNRFVASLNNVSFVFPRIDILQAYYNSTGGVFTEDFPLNPPVFYDFTGNLTGFNTRAELGTRAVVLNYGEAVEIVLQATQLGGGGSHPIHLHGFSFYRVGSGSGNFNNETDPSTYNLVDPPLINTIHVPGKGWAALRFFANNPGIVAGEWTLFSL; translated from the exons atgggTTTACAGCAAGATACAGTGACATGGTTCGTAGGGGTTCTATTTCTAAGCACTTTGTTCCTGTGCAGTGCTGAAGTACATCACTATGAATTCTTT GTGCGAGAGTCGAACTTTACGAAGCTGTGCAACACGACGACATTGCTGGTCGTAAACGACAGTTATCCAGGGCCTGAGATTCGGGTTCGAAGAGGTGACACTGTCTTCGTTAATGTCCACAATCAAGGAAACTATGGCTTCACCATTCACTG GCACGGCGTGAAACAACCAAGGAATCCATGGTTCGACGGTCCCGAGTTCATAACGCAGTGCCCTATCCAACCAGGAACCAACTTTACGTACGAAGTCATTTTATCGGACGAAATAGGAACCCTTTGGTGGCATGCACACAGTGACTGGACTCGCGGTTCCGTCCAGGGAGCCTTCATCATTTTACCGGCCGAGAACGAAACTTATCCGTTCCCCACGCCAGACGCGGATCAAACAATCATACTTC AATCATGGTACAATGGGGACTACAAGCAAATCATCGATCAAGCACTTGCAACCGGTATCCCTCCTCGCCAACCAGATGCTTATGCTATCAATGGAAATTTAGGAGACACATATGGATGCACTAATG ATACAATATTCCGTATGCAAGTTGATTATGAGAAGATGTACCTTCTCCGCATAATCAATGCAGCAATGAACGAACAGCAATTCTTCGCCATCACGAACCACACCCTCACAGTCGTCGCCCAAGATGCCTCCTACGTTCAAAGGTTCACAAGCGACTACATATTGATAAGCCCTGGCCAAACCATGGATGTGTTGGTCTCCGCCAACCAAAACGTGGGCCAATATTACATGGCTACCAGGCCTTTCTCTGATGCCTCTGCTATGCCTCCTGACAACATCACAACCGGCATTTTCCAATATACGAACAGCGACGGCGGATTGAATGCTTCCTTGATAACCCTGCCCGCGAGAGACGATACAAATGCTACCAATAGCTTCATCAGCCGAATTAGAAACACCAACGTCACCCAGAATCCCCCATTGAATGTGCCAACGGGTATCGATAGACGAGTGTTCATTACAATCGCCACCAACACCGTGCCTTGCAACACCTCGCAATGTCTTCTACCTAATAGATTTGTTGCAAGTTTGAACAACGTCAGCTTTGTTTTCCCACGTATTGACATTCTCCAGGCATACTACAACAG TACCGGTGGTGTTTTCACGGAAGATTTTCCCCTTAATCCACCAGTATTCTACGATTTTACTGGAAACTTGACTGGTTTCAACACGAGAGCTGAGTTAGGGACGAGGGCTGTTGTGCTAAACTATGGGGAAGCAGTTGAGATTGTGCTGCAAGCAACCCAATTGGGTGGTGGTGGAAGTCACCCAATCCATTTGCACGGTTTCAGCTTCTATCGGGTGGGAAGTGGTTCCGGAAATTTCAACAATGAGACAGATCCAAGCACCTACAACCTGGTTGATCCACCCCTCATTAACACTATCCACGTTCCTGGTAAAGGATGGGCTGCACTCAGATTTTTTGCAAACAATCCTG GCATAGTAGCTGGGGAATGGACACTGTTTTCATTGTGA